From Sphingobium sp. RAC03, a single genomic window includes:
- a CDS encoding argininosuccinate lyase, producing the protein MKPIATILGASALFLAAPAIAGDQDFTLFNKTGYDIAEVYVSPAAAKAWGDDVMEDEVLEDTASVPITFNAKNAVCNYDLKVIFTDGDEAQWTNFDLCTISKIQIFWNAKTQKATAKWE; encoded by the coding sequence ATGAAACCGATTGCCACCATCCTGGGCGCCAGCGCCCTGTTTCTCGCCGCGCCCGCCATCGCCGGGGATCAGGACTTCACCCTGTTCAACAAGACCGGCTACGACATCGCCGAAGTCTATGTCTCACCCGCCGCTGCCAAGGCCTGGGGCGACGATGTGATGGAAGACGAAGTGCTGGAAGACACCGCCTCGGTCCCCATCACCTTCAACGCCAAGAACGCCGTCTGCAATTACGACCTCAAGGTCATCTTCACCGATGGCGACGAAGCCCAGTGGACCAATTTCGACCTCTGCACGATCAGCAAGATCCAGATCTTCTGGAACGCCAAGACGCAAAAGGCGACGGCCAAGTGGGAGTGA